ACGTATTCGTTGCCGCTTCCTTGGTACACATGTATGCTCGACATGGCTACTTAGGTGTTGCTCGTCAGGTCTTCGATGATATGCCATTCCGAGATACGGGCTCATGGAATGCAATGATTTCTGGGTATTGTCAGAATGGGAATGCAGCTGAAGCACTGGATATTTTGTCTGCTATGAGGTCGCAGGGAATAAAGATGGATTCTATAACTGTATGCAGTCTCCTTGCAATTTGTGCTCAGTTTAATGATTCATTGAGTGGGATATTGATTCATCTATATATCATTAAGCATGGGTTggaatttgatttatttgtgAATAACGCTCTAATAAACATGTATGCTAAGTTCAGTAAGTTGGGAGATGCCCAACAAATATTTGAGAGCATGGTTGTAAAAGATGTAGTCTCATGGAACTCAATTATTGCCTCATATGAGCAGAATAATGATCCAGTTACTGCGTGTTTGTTTTTTAAAGAGATGCAGTCAACTGGTTTAAAGCCTGATTTGTTGACAGTAGTTAGTTTAGCTTCAAGCTTTGCTCAGGTAAATGATTTGCGAAATAGCAAGTCTCTTCACTGTTTCACTCTCAGGAGGGGTTGGCTTTTGGAGGATGTAGTACTTGGAAATGCAGTTGTGGACATGTATGCGAAACTGGGCTATGTAGATTATGCACTTCAAGTGTTTGAAGAACTCCCTGCCAAAGATGTTATTTCATGGAACACTTTAATTACAGGTTACGCTCAGAATGGTCTTGCAAGTGAAGCAATTGAAGCATATCACCTGATGGGAGAGTGTGAAGACATAACTCCAAATGAAGGAACTTGGGTGAGTATTCTAACAGCTTGTGCTAGCGCAGGAGCTCTGAAAGAAGGCATGAGAATTCATGCGCTCATTGTTAGAAATGGCCTTATAGCAGATGTCTTTGTGGGGACCTGCCTTATCGACATGTATGGAAAATGCGGGAGACTTGATGATGCGATGTCATTGTTCTACGACATTCCAAGAAATACTTCAGTCCCATGGAATGCCATCATATCTGGCCATGGTCTTCATGGGCATGGTGGCAAAGCTTTAAAATTATttgaacaaatgcaaaaagaggGAGTTGAGCCAGATCATATAACCTTTGTATCCTTATTGTCTGCTTGCAGCCATGCTGGTTTGGTTGATGAGGGTCAATGTAGCTTTCAGGTGATGCAGGAAAAGTATAAGATTAAACCAGGTTTAAAGCATTATGGCTGCATGGTTGATTTGCTTGCTAGAGCTGGTTTGATAGAAAAGGCGTATGATTTTATCCAAAACATGCCTATACGTCCTGATGCTTCTGTATGGGGTGCTCTTCTTGGTGCATGTAGAATACATGGAAATGCTGAATTGGGGACCTTAGCTT
This genomic interval from Rhodamnia argentea isolate NSW1041297 chromosome 4, ASM2092103v1, whole genome shotgun sequence contains the following:
- the LOC115757364 gene encoding pentatricopeptide repeat-containing protein At4g33990, with the translated sequence MKVTRSVLFFWRLRTFPYVLRVMRRNRDKYHCDSLPYAGSLCSFFSTNALQLESDFIGVEKEERDFDLLVRSHTKMDHANCHHAQLLVSGKAQNKFFSTRLVNLYLHLGDVFLSRCTFNWIPKKDIFVWNCMMSAYVRYGFFSAAIDCYRKFLLSSDLRPDFYTFPPLLKACGNVLEGKRFHCSIMKLGFQSDVFVAASLVHMYARHGYLGVARQVFDDMPFRDTGSWNAMISGYCQNGNAAEALDILSAMRSQGIKMDSITVCSLLAICAQFNDSLSGILIHLYIIKHGLEFDLFVNNALINMYAKFSKLGDAQQIFESMVVKDVVSWNSIIASYEQNNDPVTACLFFKEMQSTGLKPDLLTVVSLASSFAQVNDLRNSKSLHCFTLRRGWLLEDVVLGNAVVDMYAKLGYVDYALQVFEELPAKDVISWNTLITGYAQNGLASEAIEAYHLMGECEDITPNEGTWVSILTACASAGALKEGMRIHALIVRNGLIADVFVGTCLIDMYGKCGRLDDAMSLFYDIPRNTSVPWNAIISGHGLHGHGGKALKLFEQMQKEGVEPDHITFVSLLSACSHAGLVDEGQCSFQVMQEKYKIKPGLKHYGCMVDLLARAGLIEKAYDFIQNMPIRPDASVWGALLGACRIHGNAELGTLASDRLFEVDPENVGYYVLLSNIYANAGKWDVMGEVRSYARDRGLRKTPGWSSIEVNNAFDVFYTGNQTHPKYEEIYNELRILTAKMKTLGYIPDYRYVLQDVEDDEKEDILTSHSERLAIAFGIISTVPKFPLRIFKNLRVCGDCHIATKLISVITEREIIVRDSNRFHHFKDGICSCGDYW